Part of the Pseudoxanthomonas sp. Root65 genome is shown below.
CCCTTCTACCTGGCATGCCTGCTTGCCGGTACGGGCGGCATCGCACTGCTGATGGCGGCAACGTGGCTTCCGGCGTTGTCGGCGTGGGCGCCCGTGCGCCTGATGTCCACGTTCGTGCACATGAATCTGTATGCCGGCCAGGCCCTGCTGGCCTACGTGCGCAATCCGAGGTTGCACCTGTGGTGAGGGGCTTTCGGGGAACATGTGGGTCCGCCATGCCCGGGCGCACCGAACGGGGTGACCGCCGATGATGATGTTCGTCTTCGTGCTGATCTACCTCATGCTGGTGCTGCTCAGGCCGCAGGACTACCCGCAGATGGCGGACTTCGGCATCCCCATCCTGCCGTTGGCCATGGCGTCGGCAGCCGGTGCCTGGGTGTTTTCGCGCGAGAAGCGATTCAACGCGCCGCAATACTTCTTGCTGCCGTTGTTCATGGTGGCCATCTTCCTGTCGCTGGCGCTGACCGGATGGATGGGCGGCGCGCAGACCGCGGCCGTCGATTTCCTGCCGTGCGTGGTGTCGTTCTTCCTGCTGGCCAACGCGGTGAACAAGCCGACGTACACGCGCGTCATCATGGCGGTGATCGTGGCGTGCGCGTTCGTGCTGGCGGTGCACGGGGTACAGCAGGCGTCCTCCGGCATCGGCTGGACGGGCCAGCCGACCGTCGAGGATGGACGTATCCAGTACGTGGGCATCTTCAGCGATCCCAACGATCTGGGCATGCTGTTCGTCATCTCGCTGCCGATGGCGGTCTACCTGGGCAGCCGGGGCGGCTTTCTCGGACTGAGGCGGTTGTTCTGGTTCTGTGGCTGCCTGCTGCTGTTCTACGGTATCTACCTGACGAACTCGCGCGGCTCCTTCCTCGCGGTGGTCGCGATGACCGCCGTCTACATCTGGATCCAGCGCGGCAGGATCTGGGCCGCCATGCTGGGTGCCGGTGCGCTGGTGGTGCTGCGCCTGATGCCGTCACGCCTCGACCAGTTGAACGTGCAGGAGTCCTCGGCCTCCGGTCGCATCGATGCCTGGTACGAAGGCATGCAGATGTTCATCACCCATCCGGTGCTGGGCGTGGGGGCAGGGCAGTTCACCCAGTACCACTACCTGACCGCGCACAACTCGATCATCCTGGTGCTGGCGGAAACCGGCATCGTCGGCTTCGCGTTGTGGTTCGCGTTCGTGGGCTACGGCTTCTGGATGATGTACCGCATCGTCCGTTTCGAGCCCGAGTTCGAGGATGAGGACGACATCCTGGAGTGGCAGGACGCCAGGGCGATCGCGCTGGTGCTGCTGGTGGCGCAGGCGGGCTTCTTCGCGGCCGCCTTCTTCCTGAGTCGCAGCTACGTGATCCTCCTGTATCTGCTGGCCGCGCTCGTCGTCGCCCACCACTCCAATGTCCTCGCCCGGTTCCCGGCGCTGGGCGAACTGCGACTGGGCAACCATGTCGTACGCTGGTTCGTGCTGACCCTGGGTGCCGTGATGGGGTTCTACGTCGTGTTGAAGGTGTTGTTGGCGATGGGATGATCCACGCGTCTGGCCGGAGCGCTGGAAGAATCGCGTTACATGAGTCTGATGATGCCGCGAATCGCTCTTGTCACCCCGATGCTGCCCGTGCCCCACGACCAGACGCGGGGCCGCTACATCCATGAGACCGCCCGTGCCCTGTCGCAGCTGGCACAGGTGCGCGTGTTCTTCCAGCAGGCGAGCTATCCCCGCATTCCCGGCCTGTCGCCGCGCAGCTTCCTGCGTGGCGAAGTGGGCGAGGACTACACGCTGGAAGGCGTGGATGTCGAAGCGTTCACCTATCCCGCGTTGCCCGGACTATCGCGCGCCACCAACGGCTGGATGGCGAGTCGCGCGCTGGTGCCGCGGATGCGCCGGTTCGGGCCTGACCTCGTGCTGGCGTACTGGGTCTATCCCGATGGCGCGGCCGCCAAGCGCGCGGCCCGGCGC
Proteins encoded:
- a CDS encoding O-antigen ligase family protein; the protein is MMMFVFVLIYLMLVLLRPQDYPQMADFGIPILPLAMASAAGAWVFSREKRFNAPQYFLLPLFMVAIFLSLALTGWMGGAQTAAVDFLPCVVSFFLLANAVNKPTYTRVIMAVIVACAFVLAVHGVQQASSGIGWTGQPTVEDGRIQYVGIFSDPNDLGMLFVISLPMAVYLGSRGGFLGLRRLFWFCGCLLLFYGIYLTNSRGSFLAVVAMTAVYIWIQRGRIWAAMLGAGALVVLRLMPSRLDQLNVQESSASGRIDAWYEGMQMFITHPVLGVGAGQFTQYHYLTAHNSIILVLAETGIVGFALWFAFVGYGFWMMYRIVRFEPEFEDEDDILEWQDARAIALVLLVAQAGFFAAAFFLSRSYVILLYLLAALVVAHHSNVLARFPALGELRLGNHVVRWFVLTLGAVMGFYVVLKVLLAMG